The sequence below is a genomic window from Lysobacter capsici.
AGCGCATGGGCGGCGAGATTCATGCTTTGGCGTTGAAGACGTTGACGCCGGAAGAAGCCGGGAATCGGGAATAGGGAATCGGGAATCGGCTTCGTCGCTTCTCCGACTTCACCGCGACCTCATTCAACCTGATCGATCCGCTTTTACCATTCCCGATTCTCCATTCCCCATTCCCGGCTCCCAAACAATGCAAAAAATCGTGGTCGAAGGCGGCCAGCCGCTCAACGGCGAAGTCCAGATTTCCGGTGCCAAGAACGCCGTCCTGCCGATTCTGTGCGCGACCTTGCTGGCCGACGCGCCGGTGACGATCCGCAACGTGCCGCGCCTGCACGACGTGCTGACCACGGCCAAGCTGCTGGGCGAACTCGGCGCCGGCGTGACCAGCGAGGGCGCGACGATCACGGTCGATCCGACCACGGTCAACAGCCATGTCGCCCCGTACGAACTGGTCAAGACCATGCGCGCCTCGGTGCTGGTGCTCGGCCCGTTGCTGGCCAAGTACGGCCAGGCCGAAGTGTCGCTGCCCGGCGGCTGCGCGATCGGTTCGCGTCCGGTCGACCAGCACATCAAGGGCCTGCAGGCGCTCGGCGCCGAGATCTCGGTCGAGAACGGCTACATCAAGGCTCATCGCAACGGCCGCCTGAAGGGCGCGCGCTTCGTCTTCGACGTGGTGAGCGTGACCGGCACCGAGAACGTGCTCATGGCCGCGGCGCTGGCCGAGGGCACCAGCGTGATCGAGAACGCGGCGATGGAGCCGGAAGTCGTCGATCTGGCCGATTGCCTCAACGCGCTCGGCGCCAACATCGAGCACGCCGGCAGCGGCCGGATCATCGTTCACGGCGTGGAAAAATTGCACGGCGGCAGCCACGACGTGCTGCCCGACCGCATCGAAACCGGCACCTTCCTGGTCGCCGCGGCGATGACCGGCGGCCGCGTCACCACCACCCGCAGCCGCGCCGACACGCTCGATTCGGTGCTGGACAAACTGCGCGACGCCGGCGCTACGATCGAAGTCGACGGCGATCGCATCACCCTGGACATGGGCGGCCGCCGCGTGCGCGCGGTGGACCTGGTGACCGCGCCGTACCCGGCGTTCCCGACCGACATGCAGGCGCAATTCATGGCGCTCAACTGCATCGCCGAGGGCGTGGGCGTGATCAACGAGACGATCTTCGAAAACCGTTTCATGCACGTCAACGAACTGCTGCGCCTGGGCGCCGACATCCGCGTCGACGGTCATACCGCGGTGATCCGCGGCGCCGCCAGGCTCAGCGGCGCGCCGGTGATGGCGACCGACCTGCGCGCTTCGGCCTCGCTGATTTTGGCCGGCCTGGTGGCGCAGGGCGAGACCACGATTGATCGCATCTACCACCTCGATCGCGGTTACGAGAACATCGAGGAGAAGCTGTCGGGGTTGGGTGCGAAGATTCGGCGCGTGGGTTGATGCCGCGCGACACGCGCGACAACCACCCTTGTGCGTAATCTTCCCTCTCCCGCTTGCGGGAGAGGGCTAGGGTGAGGGCGCTCTTGCTTTAGAAACGGCGACAGCATTCGTGCCTGCGGCGCTCATTCCCTCACCCCGACCCTCTCAGCTCTGCACTTCATTCGGTCGCCGCAAACGGTAGAGGGAGCCTGTAGCTCGCTTGCTTGGGTGAGCGCTGATGTGATTGAGCGGACCTGCGTTTGCGCCAATAAAAAAGCCCCGCGACTGCGGGGCTTTTTGTTTCCAGCGTGCATCGACGGCAAGCATCGACTATCTGCGGCGACAAGCGCCGATCAACGCACCGCCTGCACCCGCAGATCGATCGCATCGCTGCCGTTCTCGCGCTGCAGGATGCGCGCCGGCACCGGCATGCCTGGCACGACCCAGGCGATGGTTTCCTTGTCGCCGTTCTTGCTCGAGACCTTGGTCGCCTGCTGCGACTTGCCGCCGACCGTGATCGCTTCCTTGCCGACCACCGTGTAGCTCAGTTCCTTGACCCGGCCGTCCTCGACCATGCGGTAGCTCATCGGCTTGCCGGCGTTGGCGTCGCGCACCAGGGCCAGGTTGATCAGCAGCGCGTCGAGGTCGCCGCTCTGCAATTTGATCGGGCCGGCGCGCTCGGGCTTGATGTCGCCGGTCCAGGTCGCCACGCTGCGCGACCAGTCGTAGCTGGCGTTGATGGCCTTCTTCTTGGTCAGCACCTTGCTCGAATCGCTGCCGCTGACCGGGCGCAACTGGCCGTTGCTGTCCTCGAACACGGTCGACTGCTGCAGGTCGGCCAGCGGGCTGGTGATCGACAGGCTGTACTTCCAGCGGTTGCCCTCGGCGGCGACGGTCATGCGGCCGTTGCCCTGCATGCCCATGTAGCTGGCCGAGTAGTCGGCGCTGAACGGCTTGACCGCGAGCGCGGGCGCGCTGACGACGGCCAGGGCCGCGGCGAGCACGGCCAGGCCGGTCTTGAAGGTGCGGGCCTTTACGGTGCGGTCGGTGGTGTGGCTCATGATCCGTTGACTCCTTTGTATTCGACCAGGCGCAAATCGTAGGTGTCCTGGCCATCTTCGCGCTGCAGGATGCGCACGGGGGTGGGAACGCCGTCGACCACCCAAATGGATGTTTCCTCGTTGCCGCTCTGCACGCGGTTGACGCGCATCGCGTTGAAGCTCATATCGTCGACCTTGACGCCTTCCAGGTCCTGGCTCACCAGGTATTGATGGGGGCGCAGGCGGCCGGAATCCACGAACCGGTAATTCAAGGTCTTGCCGGGCTGGGCGTCGCGGACCACCGCCAGGTTGATCAGCAGGCCGCTCATGTCGCCGTCCTGCAGCGCGATCGGCTTGCGCCGGTGCTCCTTGATGTCGCCGGTCCATTGCGCCGCATGCTGGGTCCAGTCGTAGTTGCCGGTGATGATCCGCTTGGAGAACAACACCTTGCGCACCATGGTCTGGCTTAGCGGCCGGTAGGTCTCGCCGACCAGGTCGAACAGCGTGCTCTGCTGCGCGGCCGCGCCGGTCAGGCCCATCATGCCGTGCTCGGCGCGGATGTCGAGGTCGATGCGCCAGTGGCCGCCTTCGGGCTTGACCTGCATGGTCGCGTCGCCGAGCGCCTTGCCGCCGTTGAAGACTTGGTAGTTGGCCACGAACGGCTCGAGCGCGAACGCGCTGCCGGGAAGGGCCGCGCCGGTCAGCGTGGCCAGGAACAGGGGCAGGAGGGACTTCATGACGACGCGGGCGAGTCCTGGGGCGCGCTAGGCGCAAGGGTAGGAATGCGGTGTGGAACCCGACGTATTCGGCGCACGGGCCGCGGCGTTCAGGCCGCGATGCCGGTCGCCGGATGGGTCAATCGGCCGGCGAAATCTAAACGCAGCGGCGTAAATAGCGGATGACCGTCGAGGGCCACGGTTGCGCCGTGTTCAGCCAGGCGGCCGCCGACGGCCAGTCTCATCACCGCCAGCAACAAGGGATGCTCCACACCCAGTACACGCGCCGACAAGGATTCGGCGGTATCGCCGGCATCGATCGTGACCACGGCGTGTGCGATCACGCCGCCGGCATCGAGCTCGGGGATCACGAAATGCACGCTTGCGCCGTGTTCGCGCTCGCCTTCCTCGATCGCCCGCGCATGGGTGTGCAGGCCGCGGAACTTGGGCAGCAGCGAGGGGTGGATGTTGATCGTGCGGCCGCGGAAGCGTTCGACGAACGCGGTGCCGAGGATGCGCAGGTAGCCGGCACACAAAATCCAGTCCGGACGCACGGCCGCGACCGCTTGCGCGAGATCGGCGTCGAAGGCCTCGCGGTTGGGGTAGGCCTTGGGGCTGGCCGACCAGCGTAGCGGCGGCGCGACCCGTTGCAGGGCGGCCGCGCCGGGTTTGTCGGAGAACACGCCGACCACTTCGGCCGCGAGGGTGCCGGCGGCGATGGCGTCGAGCACGGCCTGCAGGTTGCTGCCGCGGCCCGATGCGAGGACGGCGATGCGGGGGAGCGGCTGGGGCATGCGGGCCGGACGATGGGGCGGAGCTGCATTTTAGGCGATCTGGGTCGCGCGGATGCCGGCCCTCACCCCAACCCCTCTCCCGCAAGCGGGAGAGGGGCTTAAGCCGGGCGATCGGGTTTTGGCTTTTCTCCCTCTCCCGCTTGTGGGAGAGGGTTGGGGTGAGGGCAAGCGGCAGGCTGGCGCAAGCGTTTCTCCCAAACTCGTTCAACCCGAACTCGTCGTCAGAACTTCGCCTCCACCGAAACGAACCACTGCCGCGGCGCGCCGGTCAGCAAGGTCTGGAACGTCCCTTTCGGATCGTAATCGCGAAACCCGTTGCTGCCGAGCGTGGCGATGTAGGTCTTGTCGAGCAGGTTGTAGACATTGAGCCCCACCCGCAGCGATTGGATCTGGCCGACGTCCTTGCGCTGCCAACTCACTCCCGCGTCCCACAGCCAGAACGCGTCGGTGCCGGCGTCGTTGCTGTAGGTGTAGTAACGCTGGCCGGTGTACTTGCCGCCCAGGCGCAACTCGACCTCGCCCACGCCGTAGCTCACTTCGGTCGCGAACAACTGCTTCGGCGTATCCACCATCTGCTTGCCGCGCACCTCGACCAGCTTGCCGCTGCTCAGATAATTCGAGCGGTACTGCGAATCGTTGTAGGCGTAGCTGGCGAGCCAGCGGAACTGCGCGGTCGGCGTCCACACGAAGGCGAATTCGCCGCCGAGCGTGCGCGCCTTGCCGACGTTGGCGAACTGGTTCGGGCAGCTGACCACGCCGGGGCAGGGCACGATCACCAGTTGGCGATTGTCGAAATTGACGCCGTACAACGTGCTCGACACCTGGTAATGGTCGTCGCCGTAACGCCAGCCCAGCTCCAGGGTCTTGGACTGTTCGGGCTTGGCGCTGGCGCGGCTGAGGTCGAACGACGCCTGGGTCAGCGACCACGCGCCGTTGACGCCGGGCCGGAACGCGGCCTGGTTTTCGGCGTAGTTGGCGAACACGTCGCTGTGTTCGTTCAAGCTCCAGGCCACGCCGAGCTGCGGCAGGAAACTGTCGCGTGCGCTCAACCTGCCCCCGGCGCGCCCGGGGACCACGACGGTGCCGTCGGTGACCACGTCCTGGCCCTTGAAGCCGGCGCTGACGGTCAGGCGTTCGTCGAACCAGCGCATCGTGTCCTGCACGAACCACTGGCGGGTGCGGGTGTCGAAGCGTTGGCGGAACAGGCGCTGGGCGAATTCGGACCGATCGAAGAAACGCTCATCGTCGATCGGCCCGTCGATGTTGACGAAACTGCGGCCGGCGCCGTGCACGCTGTCTTCGAACCACACGCCGCCTTCGAGGGTGTGGTGTTCCAACTGATAGGTCGCGCGCGCGTTCACGCCGCTGCGTTCGATGTCGTAACTGGTGATGCGCAGCGCCATCGGAATCGTCGGCGAACTGATGTACGGGGTGAACCAGTGGCCCTGGCCTTCGTTGCGGTGGTAGTAGGCGGTCGCATCCACGCGCAGTTTTTCGCTGAGATCGAATTCGCCCGAGAGGCTGGCCAGATCGTCGTTGCGCAAGCCGCGCGCGAGGTAATACGCGTCGTCCTTGGTGGTCACGCAGCCGCTGAACTTGCCGTTGGCGGCGGCCAGCGCGCGCTGCCAGTTGGGCGCGTAGTTGTCCCAGTCGTAGCCGCAGCGGCGGATCAGGTCGAGCGACAGATCCGGATCGTCGGTTTCGTTGCGGCGCGAGGTCGACAGCCACGCCGCGATGCGGCCGCTGTCCCATTGATACACGGCCTTGCCGTTGAACTGCCGCTGTTCCTGCACGCCGGCGCCTTTCCAGCGGTCGGCCTGACTGTTCATGCCCGACACGTAGGCACTGAAGCCGTTGTGCTCGCCGGTGTCGACGCGGACGAAGGCGCGCATCGTCGCGTTGTCGCCGTAGGCGAAGTTGGTGCGCGCGCCGAACTGGCTTTGCGGATCGGACGAATGCAGCAACAGCGCGCCGCCGAGATTGCTGGTCGAGGGAATGCGCAGCGCGCCGGCGCCCTGGGCGAGTTCGAGTTCGGCGATGTTCTCCGGCAGGATCGCGCGATTGGGCGACAGGCCGTTGTTGTTGGCGTAGCTGTTGTCGCCCAGTGGGATGTCGTCGAGCGCGTAACCGAGTTGGTTCTGGGCGAAGCCGCGGATCGCGATGCGATTGGACCATTCGTAGCTGCCCCACGGATCGGACGATACGAAATGCACGCCGGGCAGTTTTTCCAGCACCTTGACCGGGTTGGTGCCGAGCGCGACGGCCTGCAGTTCGGCCTTGCCGATGCGCTGCACCTGACGGGTTTCGCGATGGCCGACGACCGAGATCGTGTCGAGGGTGGCCGGGTCGCCTGCGCCGCTGTCGAGCGGCGCGCCGCTGGCGGCGAGGCTGGCGGAGGTGGGGGTATCGCTGGCGTGGGGCGCGGCGGCATCGGCGGCCGGCGAGGTTTCGGCTTGCGCGATCGGCGCGAGCGTCGTCATCGACAGCGCGGCGAGCAGGGCCAGCGCCAGGGGCGTGCGGATCGGGGTATTCATCGGGGTCTCGTGCAGTGCGCGCCACGGTGCGGCGTGATGGCGGCATTACAACGGCCGCAGATGAAGGCTTGCGCGCGCGGGACGGACCGCGCGGCGTACCTGTCTAGTGGCTCGTTCGGGGAGGCGGGTTCAGGTTGTTTCGTCAGCTTGGTTCGAACGTCTCCGACCAGTTCCCTCTCCCGCTTGCGGGAGAGGGTTAGGGTGAGGGTGTGCGAGTTGCGGTTGGGGCATCGGCAGCTTTCGTGCCCTCACCCCGGCCCTCTCAGCTCTGCACTTCCTTCGGTCGCCGCAAGCGGGAGAGGGAGACAAGCGGGGCGGTGCAGATGGTGGGAACTCAGTACCGCCGCTCGCCCCGCACCCAGACCGCCTCGACCTGCGGCAACCCATCAACCACGCGTACGCGCAGCAAATCCGCACGCTGCCCCGCAGCCAACTCACCGCGATCGCGATAACCGATCGCCCGCGCCGGCGTACGCGTCACCATCGCCACCGCGCGCGCCAGGCCGATCGATTCCCAGCCGCCAAGCTGGAACGCCGCCAGCAACAAGCTGCCGGGGACGTAATCCGACGACAGCGCATCGAGCACGCCGGCGCGGGCGAGGTCGGCCGCGGCGACGTTGCCGCTGTGCGAACCGCCGCGGACCAGGTTCGGTGCGCCGGCCAACACCTGCAACCCGGCCGCGTGTGCGGCGACCGCGGTGGCGAGGTTGACCGGGAATTCGGCGATGCGGGCATTCGCCTCGACCGCTTCGGCGATGTGGATCAACTCCGAATCGTCGTGGCTCGCCAGCGGCAGTCCGAGTTCGAGCGCCAGGGCGATCACCCGCTGCCGGTTGCTGTCGGCGTGACGGCGTTGCAGCTCCTGCAGATGACGCACGCGCGCATCGAACTGCTCGTCGTCGCGCGCGTTGCCGTGACGCGCGCTGTAGGCGCGATAGCGCTCCAGATCGTGGAACTGGCGCTGGCCCGGGGTGTGATCCATCAGCGACAACAGCCGCAGCGCCGGCGTTGCGAGCAAGGGTTGCAGACGCTCCGCCAGATCGGGGCAGGGCAGTTCGCAGCGCAGATGCACCGCGTGTTCGATGCGCAGGCTGTCCGCGGCGCGCGCATCGGCGAGTGCGGTCAGCACTTGCCGCGGATCGACCGCTTCCTCGGCGTCCTCTTCGCCGACCGAGATCGCGTTGAGCGCGGTGGTGATGCCGGCGGCGAGCAGTTGCGCATCGTGCGCGCGCAGCGCGGCGGCCGGTGGCCAATGTGCGCCGGGACGCGGCAGCAGGTGCTTTTCCAGATTGTCGGTGTGCAGCTCGACCAGGCCGGGCAGCAGGTAATCGCCGTCGCAGTCGATCGCCGCGGCGCGGGCGATCCGGCCTTCGCCGATCTGCGCGATCGCACCGTCGGCGATGCGCAGATGGCCATGCACGACCGCGTCGGGAAGGACTAGGCGAGCGTTGTCCAGCAACAGGTCGGGCATCGCGGCAGGTATCCGGTAGCGGAAGGGCGGGATTTGTCATGGCCGTGCAACGCGCACGCGCTCTCATGGCCACGGGTGCGGTACTCGACCTGTCTAGTCAAGCAAGCGCAGATGGAGGTTGTGTGACAGCCACTGGGTTCAAACACACTGGGTCGAAGCAGGCCGGCCTCAAGCAGGCGCGCCCGGACAAGGCAGGCAACGCTGCGACTGCGTCGGTCGATCCATCCGATGCCGACGCGACGCCCACCGGCCCGATCGAGAGCCTGACCCAACGCGACGCCGCGCAACCGCTGTGGCAGCAGATCGAAACCGCCTTGCTCAAGCAGATCCGCTCCGGCGCGCTCAGCGAAGGCGACCGGCTGCCGTCGGCGTTCGATCTGGCCAAGCGTTTCGGCGTCAACCGCCACACCGTGCGGCGCGCGATCGAAGCGCTGGAGGAACGCGGCTTCCTGCGCACCGAAACCGGACGCGGCAGTTTCGTCCAGGAACACCCGTATCACTACCCGATCGGCCGCCGCACGCGCTTCGGCAAGGCGATGCACGATCTTAACGTCGAAAGCCGTTACCGCCTGATCGAAACCGGCCTGCAGACGCCGCCGCGCCAGGTCGCGCGTTCGCTGGGATTGATCTCGGGCGAACGCGTGCATCGCGTGGTCTATTCCAGCGAAGTCGAGGGACGCACCGTCGATCACAGCGAAGCGTGGTTTCCGGCCTCGCGCTTTCCCGGTCTGGATCGCGTGTTCGCCGAACAGTTGTCGGTGACGCGTACTCTGGCCGAGTTCGGCGTTCACGATTATCTGCGCAAGCACACTTCGGTGATGGCGCGTCTGCCCGGCGCGGAAGTCGCGCGCGTGCTCGGCCAATCGACCCGGCGGCCGGTGCTGTGCGTGCATTCGCTCAATGTCGATGCGCAGGGCGTGCCGGTGCAGTTCGGGGTGACCTCGTTCGCCGGCGATTGGGTGCAGTTGATGGTGATGACCGAAACGTGACAGGTAGCGGCCCGGCCGCGCGCGTTGCGCGGTTTGGGTCACATGCGTGCGCGCAGACGTGGCCTAGGCTCGCGGCTCCTTTCACCGCAGGAGCGTTCCCATGTCCCGTCGCAGTTTGCGTTTCACCACCTTGGCCCTGGCCTGCGCGCTGGCGGCGCCGGCCCTGGCGAAGACGCCCAAGGTGTTGTTCATCGGCACCGACGGTTTTCGCGGCGATGTCTACGGCACGGTCGCCACGCCGAATCTCGATGCGCTGGTCGCCGACGGCTATCTCGGCCGCGAAGGCCTCACCGCCGACACCGCGATCAGCGGCACCGGTTGGTCGTCGCTGTTCACCGGCGTGGAGCGCGACAAGCACGGCGTGTACGACAACAGTTTCAGCGGCAAGAACTACACCGACTGGCCGGACGTGCTCAGCCGCATCGAGTGCGTCGCGCCGAACAAGAACACCGCGGTCG
It includes:
- the purN gene encoding phosphoribosylglycinamide formyltransferase, with product MPQPLPRIAVLASGRGSNLQAVLDAIAAGTLAAEVVGVFSDKPGAAALQRVAPPLRWSASPKAYPNREAFDADLAQAVAAVRPDWILCAGYLRILGTAFVERFRGRTINIHPSLLPKFRGLHTHARAIEEGEREHGASVHFVIPELDAGGVIAHAVVTIDAGDTAESLSARVLGVEHPLLLAVMRLAVGGRLAEHGATVALDGHPLFTPLRLDFAGRLTHPATGIAA
- the phnF gene encoding phosphonate metabolism transcriptional regulator PhnF translates to MTATGFKHTGSKQAGLKQARPDKAGNAATASVDPSDADATPTGPIESLTQRDAAQPLWQQIETALLKQIRSGALSEGDRLPSAFDLAKRFGVNRHTVRRAIEALEERGFLRTETGRGSFVQEHPYHYPIGRRTRFGKAMHDLNVESRYRLIETGLQTPPRQVARSLGLISGERVHRVVYSSEVEGRTVDHSEAWFPASRFPGLDRVFAEQLSVTRTLAEFGVHDYLRKHTSVMARLPGAEVARVLGQSTRRPVLCVHSLNVDAQGVPVQFGVTSFAGDWVQLMVMTET
- the murA gene encoding UDP-N-acetylglucosamine 1-carboxyvinyltransferase, translating into MQKIVVEGGQPLNGEVQISGAKNAVLPILCATLLADAPVTIRNVPRLHDVLTTAKLLGELGAGVTSEGATITVDPTTVNSHVAPYELVKTMRASVLVLGPLLAKYGQAEVSLPGGCAIGSRPVDQHIKGLQALGAEISVENGYIKAHRNGRLKGARFVFDVVSVTGTENVLMAAALAEGTSVIENAAMEPEVVDLADCLNALGANIEHAGSGRIIVHGVEKLHGGSHDVLPDRIETGTFLVAAAMTGGRVTTTRSRADTLDSVLDKLRDAGATIEVDGDRITLDMGGRRVRAVDLVTAPYPAFPTDMQAQFMALNCIAEGVGVINETIFENRFMHVNELLRLGADIRVDGHTAVIRGAARLSGAPVMATDLRASASLILAGLVAQGETTIDRIYHLDRGYENIEEKLSGLGAKIRRVG
- a CDS encoding alpha-D-ribose 1-methylphosphonate 5-triphosphate diphosphatase, coding for MPDLLLDNARLVLPDAVVHGHLRIADGAIAQIGEGRIARAAAIDCDGDYLLPGLVELHTDNLEKHLLPRPGAHWPPAAALRAHDAQLLAAGITTALNAISVGEEDAEEAVDPRQVLTALADARAADSLRIEHAVHLRCELPCPDLAERLQPLLATPALRLLSLMDHTPGQRQFHDLERYRAYSARHGNARDDEQFDARVRHLQELQRRHADSNRQRVIALALELGLPLASHDDSELIHIAEAVEANARIAEFPVNLATAVAAHAAGLQVLAGAPNLVRGGSHSGNVAAADLARAGVLDALSSDYVPGSLLLAAFQLGGWESIGLARAVAMVTRTPARAIGYRDRGELAAGQRADLLRVRVVDGLPQVEAVWVRGERRY
- a CDS encoding DUF3108 domain-containing protein; its protein translation is MKSLLPLFLATLTGAALPGSAFALEPFVANYQVFNGGKALGDATMQVKPEGGHWRIDLDIRAEHGMMGLTGAAAQQSTLFDLVGETYRPLSQTMVRKVLFSKRIITGNYDWTQHAAQWTGDIKEHRRKPIALQDGDMSGLLINLAVVRDAQPGKTLNYRFVDSGRLRPHQYLVSQDLEGVKVDDMSFNAMRVNRVQSGNEETSIWVVDGVPTPVRILQREDGQDTYDLRLVEYKGVNGS
- a CDS encoding TonB-dependent receptor; the protein is MNTPIRTPLALALLAALSMTTLAPIAQAETSPAADAAAPHASDTPTSASLAASGAPLDSGAGDPATLDTISVVGHRETRQVQRIGKAELQAVALGTNPVKVLEKLPGVHFVSSDPWGSYEWSNRIAIRGFAQNQLGYALDDIPLGDNSYANNNGLSPNRAILPENIAELELAQGAGALRIPSTSNLGGALLLHSSDPQSQFGARTNFAYGDNATMRAFVRVDTGEHNGFSAYVSGMNSQADRWKGAGVQEQRQFNGKAVYQWDSGRIAAWLSTSRRNETDDPDLSLDLIRRCGYDWDNYAPNWQRALAAANGKFSGCVTTKDDAYYLARGLRNDDLASLSGEFDLSEKLRVDATAYYHRNEGQGHWFTPYISSPTIPMALRITSYDIERSGVNARATYQLEHHTLEGGVWFEDSVHGAGRSFVNIDGPIDDERFFDRSEFAQRLFRQRFDTRTRQWFVQDTMRWFDERLTVSAGFKGQDVVTDGTVVVPGRAGGRLSARDSFLPQLGVAWSLNEHSDVFANYAENQAAFRPGVNGAWSLTQASFDLSRASAKPEQSKTLELGWRYGDDHYQVSSTLYGVNFDNRQLVIVPCPGVVSCPNQFANVGKARTLGGEFAFVWTPTAQFRWLASYAYNDSQYRSNYLSSGKLVEVRGKQMVDTPKQLFATEVSYGVGEVELRLGGKYTGQRYYTYSNDAGTDAFWLWDAGVSWQRKDVGQIQSLRVGLNVYNLLDKTYIATLGSNGFRDYDPKGTFQTLLTGAPRQWFVSVEAKF
- a CDS encoding DUF3108 domain-containing protein yields the protein MSHTTDRTVKARTFKTGLAVLAAALAVVSAPALAVKPFSADYSASYMGMQGNGRMTVAAEGNRWKYSLSITSPLADLQQSTVFEDSNGQLRPVSGSDSSKVLTKKKAINASYDWSRSVATWTGDIKPERAGPIKLQSGDLDALLINLALVRDANAGKPMSYRMVEDGRVKELSYTVVGKEAITVGGKSQQATKVSSKNGDKETIAWVVPGMPVPARILQRENGSDAIDLRVQAVR